From a region of the Coffea arabica cultivar ET-39 chromosome 3e, Coffea Arabica ET-39 HiFi, whole genome shotgun sequence genome:
- the LOC113737531 gene encoding uncharacterized protein, translated as MEQMDRRFQRMLEPIQDELLQLRASGTPKTSKSMRRRMDMEESSDGSNNDNDDEEPRIRPRQRNQTGPTDVFKGIKMQIPEFKGRSDLEAFLEWLSKIEMVFSCQNYTEVQKVQLATMEFTEYAVVWWDQIKKSRRRNGLPELVPWPELRAMMHTRFVPGHYTRDLYHRLQTLVQGNRSVDEYHKEMEIPMLRANVQEDPEATMARFLSGLRPDIAERVELQHYIVEQRLKRRGTTRSNFGNITYSTNRPFQPRNDSRPSPNAPTPKPRFEGGKMGNPSISKPPFSTPKFEEPRVQTRARDTRCFKCQGRGHIASQCLNQRTMITMQNGEIVSEDEAEHEGMPPLDGGSDGESPNEEKFSTPEGHFGTALVARRALTARVKEDELQRENIFYTRCFINQALCSVIIDSGSCTNVASSLMVDNLKLPTRDHPRPYKLQWLNNSREVRVTKQVLISFQIHKYSDEVLCDVVPMQASHIILGRPWQFDRQVTFDGVTNKYSFLYTNKKVTLAPLSPKQVHENQLKLQQEFAKYSAKRKENERVEAKKERKKAIDSSASEVKSEGKQMLLIKAKKVRKLMTDEQPLLMLVSKEVALNVHELDIDIPLEVKSLLQEYADVFPEDVPSGLPPLRGIEHQIDFIPGASLPNRPAYKSNPEETKELQRQVDELLGKGWARESLSPCAVPVILVP; from the coding sequence ATGGAGCAAATGGATAGGCGTTTCCAACGCATGTTAGAACCCATTCAAGATGAGTTGCTGCAACTTCGAGCATCTGGAACACCAAAAACCTCTAAGTCCATGCGAAGGCGAATGGACATGGAGGAGTCTTCCGATGGTTCCAATAATGATAATGATGATGAGGAACCTCGAATTCGACCAAGGCAAAGGAACCAGACTGGACCTACTGATGTATTCAAGGGAATCAAGATGCAAATCCCTGAGTTCAAAGGACGGTCCGATCTCGAGGCCTTTCTCGAATGGTTATCCAAGATCGAAATGGTCTTTTCTTGCCAAAACTACACCGAGGTGCAAAAGGTGCAATTGGCCACCATGGAATTCACTGAGTACGCTgtggtttggtgggaccaaatcAAGAAGTCTAGAAGGAGAAATGGGCTACCTGAGCTCGTTCCATGGCCCGAGCTTCGAGCCATGATGCACACCCGCTTTGTACCTGGACATTACACTAGGGATTTGTACCACCGATTACAAACCTTAGTCCAGGGCAACCGGAGTGTGGATGAGTACcacaaggagatggagatcCCGATGCTTAGAGCGAATGTACAGGAGGATCCTGAAGCCACCATGGCGAGATTCTTGAGCGGGTTACGACCCGATATTGCTGAACGAGTGGAACTTCAACACTATATCGTCGAGcaaaggctcaagaggaggggtaccaCTCGATCGAATTTCGGCAATATCACCTACTCTACCAACCGCCCATTCCAACCAAGGAATGATTCTCGGCCTTCACCAAATGCTCCTACACCAAAGCCGAGATTCGAGGGAGGTAAGATGGGCAACCCTAGTATTAGTAAGCCGCCCTTTTCTACTCCAAAATTTGAGGAGCCTAGGGTACAAACTAGAGCTCGTGATACTCGATGTTTCAAATGCCAAGGTAGAGGCCATATTGCTAGTCAATGTCTCAATCAAAGGACTATGATTACAATGCAAAATGGTGAGATCGTGAGTGAGGACGAAGCCGAGCATGAAGGCATGCCACCTCTTGACGGAGGTAGTGATGGGGAATCGCCAAATGAAGAGAAGTTTAGTACACCCGAGGGTCATTTTGGGACTGCATTGGTTGCAAGGAGAGCATTAACGGCAcgtgttaaggaggacgagcttcaacgggagaacattttctacaccaGGTGCTTCATCAACCAAGCACTTTGTAGTGTgattattgatagtgggagCTGCACAAATGTGGCTAGTTCACTCATGGTGGACAACTTGAAGTTGCCTACAAGGGATCACCCGCGACCTTACAAACTCCAATGGCTCAACAATTCTCGGGAGGTTCGAGTAACCAAGCAGGTTCTTATATCCTTTCAAATCCATAAATATTCTGATGAAGTATTATGTGATGTAGTTCCTATGCAGGCTAGTCACATTATACTAGGTAGGCCTTGGCAGTTTGACAGACAGGTAACTTTTGATGGTGTGACTAATAAATATAGCTTCTTGTACACTAATAAGAAAGTCACACTAGCTCCCCTTTCCCCCAAACAAGTGCATGAGAACCAATTGAAGTTGCAACAAGAGTTTGCGAAGTATagtgcaaaaagaaaagaaaatgagagagtCGAggcaaaaaaagagaggaaaaaggctATAGATAGCTCGGCAAGTGAGGTAAAATCTGAGGGAAAACAAATGCTCCTGATAAAAgccaagaaagtgaggaagttaATGACAGATGAGCAGCCACTTCTTATGCTTGTTAGCAAAGAAGTAGCTCTAAATGTGCATGAACTTGATATTGACATACCTCTCGAGGTTAAGTCTCTTTTACAGGAGTATGCTGATGTCTTCCCCGAGGATGTGCCAAGTGGATTGCCGCCACTTAGAGgcattgagcatcaaattgatttcatccCTGGGGCTTCATTGCCAAATCGACCAGCTTACAAGAGCAACCCGGAGGAGACTAAGGagttgcaaaggcaagtggatGAGTTGCTTGGCAAAGGATGGGCACGTGAGAGCTTAAGCCCGTGTGCTGTTCCAGTCATTCTGGTGCCCTAG